One window from the genome of Dyadobacter sp. CECT 9275 encodes:
- the folP gene encoding dihydropteroate synthase: protein MGILNITPDSFFGGSRAGSLQEATDKAGKMLAEGATFVDIGGYSTRPGAADISLSEESERILSIIEPLSKYFPDLIISVDTFRSEVARCAVNGGAHIINDVSGGTLDAAMLDTVGTLQVPYVLMHMRGTPGTMNKLTAYNHLTVDIINELLPKLLKLKEGGMSDILIDPGFGFAKTREQNFQLMNHLQAFHALGYPLLIGISRKGMIYKTLDSDADHALNGTTVLNTLALDRGASVLRVHDVKPAMEAVKLWMATRAIH, encoded by the coding sequence ATGGGTATACTCAATATCACCCCTGATTCTTTTTTTGGTGGCAGCCGGGCGGGCTCATTGCAGGAGGCCACAGACAAAGCTGGCAAAATGCTTGCTGAAGGTGCCACATTCGTAGATATCGGAGGGTATTCTACCAGGCCCGGGGCGGCGGATATCAGTTTATCCGAAGAAAGTGAACGTATTCTTTCGATAATAGAACCGTTAAGTAAATATTTTCCTGATCTGATCATATCGGTAGATACCTTTCGTTCTGAGGTAGCCAGGTGTGCTGTAAATGGCGGCGCCCATATCATTAACGACGTTTCTGGCGGTACTTTGGATGCCGCAATGCTGGATACCGTCGGGACATTACAGGTACCCTATGTTCTGATGCACATGCGCGGAACGCCAGGCACGATGAACAAGCTGACGGCTTACAATCATTTAACAGTGGATATTATAAACGAGTTATTGCCCAAGTTACTGAAATTGAAAGAGGGTGGGATGTCCGACATTCTGATTGATCCGGGCTTCGGTTTTGCCAAAACAAGGGAACAGAATTTTCAGTTGATGAACCACCTTCAGGCTTTCCATGCATTGGGATATCCCTTGTTGATTGGTATTTCGAGAAAAGGTATGATTTACAAAACACTGGATTCCGATGCGGACCATGCTCTTAACGGTACTACGGTACTGAACACCCTGGCTTTGGACCGGGGGGCGTCGGTCCTGCGGGTTCATGATGTGAAACCTGCGATGGAGGCGGTAAAACTATGGATGGCTACTAGGGCGATCCATTAA
- a CDS encoding DUF1599 domain-containing protein, with translation MKSTEAEYQEIIQYCQDLFTKKNKDYGTSWRILRLPSITDQIFIKAQRIRTIQDKGFQKVEDDVAGEFIGIINYCVMALIQIRLRDTQKEIEPNDLTGLYNDEVIAVQELLFNKNHDYGEAWREMRVSSMTDIILMKLLRIKQIEDNQGFTLVSEGVKAGYQDIINYAVFCLIKSNALQTN, from the coding sequence GTGAAATCGACAGAAGCGGAATATCAGGAAATCATTCAGTATTGCCAAGATCTTTTTACAAAAAAAAATAAAGACTACGGTACCTCATGGCGCATTTTAAGGCTGCCGTCCATCACCGATCAGATATTTATTAAAGCACAGCGGATCCGTACCATTCAGGACAAAGGCTTTCAAAAAGTGGAGGATGATGTTGCCGGAGAATTTATCGGTATCATTAATTACTGTGTGATGGCCCTTATACAGATCCGCCTCAGGGATACCCAAAAAGAAATTGAGCCCAATGACCTGACCGGCCTCTATAATGACGAGGTGATTGCCGTGCAGGAACTGCTCTTCAACAAAAACCATGATTACGGGGAAGCATGGCGGGAAATGCGCGTTAGTTCCATGACCGACATCATTCTTATGAAACTTTTGCGTATTAAACAGATTGAGGACAATCAGGGGTTTACCCTTGTATCTGAGGGAGTTAAGGCAGGTTATCAGGACATTATCAATTACGCAGTCTTTTGTCTTATCAAATCCAATGCACTGCAAACGAATTAA
- a CDS encoding BT_3928 family protein has product MKILAQISRVVVGLLFIFSGLIKLNDPVGTQYKLEEYFEVFATDLPAFHDFFMSLVPLALYFSVFLCTAEVVLGIALLVGYKPRTTSWFLLAIIIFFTFLTFYSAYFNKVTDCGCFGAAIKLTPWTSFGKDIFLLILILIIVYYRKNFNPMPTGIIVMLSTVASLGIAFYALRHLPVLDLLPYRVGASIPAQLKPSEPLRYKYIFEKDGKTQEFEQYPSDTTLVFKDMVVLNEEAKPKITDFKVWNDEGDFTEETFKGSKLFLILKNFTDINTAALPGISKLINSVKSKGIQPLILTSGSSEEIKGFLTEHQLTVPFYYVDATVLKTISRSNPGLWLLKDGVVKGKWHYNDTPSAEVVTDLVK; this is encoded by the coding sequence ATGAAGATCCTTGCTCAAATATCTCGTGTCGTTGTTGGCCTGTTATTTATTTTTTCAGGACTTATCAAATTGAACGATCCCGTAGGTACCCAGTACAAGCTGGAAGAATACTTTGAAGTTTTCGCTACGGATCTCCCGGCGTTTCATGATTTTTTCATGTCGCTGGTACCACTCGCCCTTTATTTCTCCGTTTTCCTGTGCACTGCAGAAGTAGTGCTGGGCATTGCCCTGCTGGTCGGATACAAGCCAAGAACCACCTCCTGGTTTTTACTGGCAATCATCATTTTCTTTACGTTCCTTACGTTTTATTCGGCCTATTTCAACAAAGTAACCGACTGCGGCTGTTTTGGGGCCGCCATTAAACTAACTCCCTGGACCTCTTTCGGAAAAGATATTTTCCTTTTGATACTCATCCTGATCATCGTTTATTATCGTAAGAATTTCAACCCGATGCCTACCGGAATAATCGTAATGCTGTCTACAGTTGCCTCACTCGGCATCGCATTTTATGCACTACGGCACCTTCCGGTCCTGGATCTGCTGCCTTATCGTGTAGGAGCCAGTATTCCCGCCCAACTGAAACCGTCGGAACCGCTGCGATACAAGTACATCTTTGAAAAAGATGGAAAAACACAGGAGTTTGAGCAGTACCCTTCTGATACGACACTGGTTTTCAAAGACATGGTGGTACTCAATGAAGAGGCCAAACCCAAAATCACCGATTTTAAAGTCTGGAACGATGAGGGTGATTTCACTGAAGAAACTTTCAAAGGCAGCAAGTTGTTCCTAATCCTCAAGAATTTTACGGATATCAACACAGCAGCACTGCCCGGCATCAGCAAGCTTATTAACAGCGTTAAATCCAAAGGTATTCAGCCATTGATCCTTACCTCCGGAAGCAGTGAAGAAATAAAGGGCTTTCTGACCGAACACCAGTTAACTGTACCGTTCTATTATGTAGATGCCACCGTACTGAAAACAATCTCACGTTCCAATCCTGGATTATGGCTGCTCAAAGATGGCGTTGTGAAAGGAAAATGGCATTATAACGACACGCCTTCGGCTGAAGTTGTAACGGATCTGGTTAAGTAA
- a CDS encoding shikimate kinase codes for MKNIILVGMMSSGKTTLGKKLARSLGYRFKDLDKLIEQDQNTDIPSIFAEKGEAYFRDVESRLLKSIPVNGSIVLASGGGTPCFFDNMEFIKKLGISIFLDVPAHSLAKRIENHGKDDRPILSGAQSLAETLQNKIDERRPYYAQADFSLHGELDVTHLLEKLKPLL; via the coding sequence ATGAAGAATATAATTTTGGTCGGCATGATGTCGTCCGGCAAAACAACACTTGGAAAAAAACTGGCCCGATCTCTAGGGTATCGTTTCAAGGACCTCGACAAACTTATCGAACAGGATCAGAACACAGATATTCCTTCGATCTTTGCTGAGAAGGGAGAAGCCTACTTTCGCGACGTGGAAAGCCGGTTGCTGAAAAGCATTCCGGTTAACGGTAGTATCGTTCTAGCGTCGGGAGGAGGAACCCCTTGTTTTTTCGACAACATGGAATTTATTAAAAAACTGGGTATAAGTATATTCCTGGATGTACCTGCGCATTCACTTGCTAAACGCATTGAAAACCATGGCAAAGATGACCGCCCGATACTGTCTGGGGCACAGTCACTGGCAGAAACTCTTCAGAATAAAATTGATGAGCGCAGGCCTTATTATGCTCAGGCCGATTTTTCTTTGCACGGGGAGCTGGATGTAACGCATCTGCTCGAAAAGTTAAAACCACTGCTTTAA
- the proS gene encoding proline--tRNA ligase — protein MSKALPKRSENYSEWYNELVKRADLAENSAVRGCMVIKPYGYSIWEKMQRALDDMFKETGHTNAYFPLFIPKSYLSKEASHVEGFAKECAVVTHYRLKNDPNGKGVIVDPDARLEEELIVRPTSETVIWSTYKNWIQSYRDLPLLINQWANVVRWEMRTRLFLRTAEFLWQEGHTAHSTATEAVAEARQMLDVYTTFAEEWMALPVLRGVKTANERFAGAVDTYCIEALMQDGKALQAGTSHFLGQNFAAAFDVKFQDKDGKLEYVWGTSWGVSTRLMGALIMAHSDDNGLVLPPKLAPIQVVIVPIYKNEEQLDAISDKAAEIMKELKKRGISVKYDNNDAYKPGYKFAEYELKGVPVRLAMGARDLENNTVEVARRDTKTKETVSLEGITEYISDLLDNIQEAVYNKALAFREENTVKVDTMEEFTKILDDRGGFILAHWDGTSETEEKIKEETKATIRCIPLNQEAEDGVCIYSGKPSKGRVVFARAY, from the coding sequence ATGAGTAAAGCCTTGCCAAAGCGTAGTGAAAACTACTCCGAATGGTACAATGAATTAGTAAAGCGGGCCGACCTGGCCGAGAATTCCGCAGTGAGGGGATGTATGGTGATCAAACCTTACGGGTATTCGATATGGGAGAAAATGCAGCGGGCACTGGATGATATGTTCAAAGAAACCGGCCATACCAATGCTTATTTCCCTTTGTTTATTCCTAAATCATACCTGAGCAAAGAGGCGTCGCATGTGGAAGGTTTTGCCAAAGAATGTGCCGTGGTTACACACTACCGCCTGAAAAACGACCCTAACGGCAAGGGTGTTATTGTAGATCCGGACGCCCGGCTGGAAGAAGAACTGATTGTGCGGCCCACATCCGAAACGGTGATCTGGAGTACCTATAAAAACTGGATACAATCCTACCGCGACCTTCCCCTGCTTATTAATCAATGGGCCAATGTGGTGCGCTGGGAAATGCGCACACGGCTTTTTCTGAGGACCGCGGAATTTCTGTGGCAGGAAGGCCATACCGCCCACTCTACAGCTACAGAGGCCGTAGCCGAGGCCAGGCAGATGCTGGACGTTTACACAACTTTTGCGGAAGAATGGATGGCATTGCCCGTATTAAGGGGTGTTAAAACGGCTAACGAACGATTTGCAGGAGCCGTAGATACGTACTGCATCGAGGCCCTGATGCAGGATGGAAAAGCCTTACAGGCTGGAACCTCCCATTTTCTAGGCCAGAATTTTGCTGCCGCCTTTGACGTAAAGTTCCAGGATAAGGATGGTAAGCTGGAATATGTATGGGGTACCTCATGGGGTGTAAGTACCCGTTTGATGGGTGCACTGATCATGGCACATTCCGATGACAATGGTCTGGTTTTACCTCCCAAGCTGGCACCAATCCAGGTGGTTATTGTTCCGATCTACAAGAACGAGGAGCAGCTGGATGCGATCTCGGACAAGGCGGCTGAAATTATGAAAGAGCTTAAAAAGCGTGGTATATCGGTTAAGTACGACAATAACGATGCGTATAAACCCGGTTATAAATTTGCAGAATATGAACTGAAGGGTGTTCCCGTTCGCCTGGCCATGGGTGCGCGTGACCTTGAAAACAATACAGTTGAGGTTGCCCGCCGGGATACAAAGACGAAAGAAACCGTTTCTCTGGAAGGTATTACGGAGTATATCAGCGATCTGCTGGACAATATCCAGGAGGCTGTTTACAATAAGGCGCTGGCATTCAGAGAAGAAAACACGGTGAAAGTTGATACCATGGAAGAATTCACGAAGATACTCGACGACAGAGGTGGGTTTATACTCGCACACTGGGATGGCACCTCCGAAACCGAGGAGAAGATCAAAGAAGAAACAAAAGCGACTATCCGCTGCATCCCTTTGAACCAGGAAGCAGAAGACGGTGTTTGCATTTACTCTGGTAAACCTTCAAAGGGAAGAGTGGTTTTTGCCAGGGCGTACTAA
- a CDS encoding FKBP-type peptidyl-prolyl cis-trans isomerase, with amino-acid sequence MRQAQAGDTVHVHYKGTLTDGQLFDSSEGREPLSFQLGSGMVIKGFDDGVTGMEVGDKKTVHIPNVEAYGPVNEEMVIQFPITQIPADIPLEIGGTLNMHQDGNGQVIQVVIKEVTDEFVILDANHPLAGQDLIFELELVDIK; translated from the coding sequence ATGAGACAAGCGCAAGCAGGAGACACTGTTCATGTTCACTACAAGGGAACACTTACAGACGGACAACTTTTTGATTCATCGGAAGGCCGTGAGCCCCTGAGCTTCCAGCTGGGAAGTGGTATGGTGATCAAAGGCTTTGACGACGGGGTTACCGGAATGGAAGTTGGCGATAAAAAAACAGTACATATACCTAATGTTGAGGCCTACGGACCGGTGAATGAGGAAATGGTTATCCAATTCCCAATAACTCAGATTCCCGCAGATATCCCCCTGGAAATAGGCGGAACCCTGAACATGCACCAGGATGGAAACGGCCAGGTTATTCAGGTGGTTATCAAAGAAGTAACAGACGAATTTGTGATTCTGGATGCCAACCACCCGCTGGCTGGGCAGGATCTTATATTTGAACTGGAATTAGTAGATATCAAGTAG
- a CDS encoding AlbA family DNA-binding domain-containing protein, which yields MRSTLQIIKQGEGLTVEFKRKIDSSYKIAKTITSFANTSGGTLLVGIGDNGEILGVKSELRELQKLEKATSELIEEKLILRFKSEALDGKQILRIEIDESTDKPHYALNEKGDRIIYIRMKDKSLPIPRLLIQGEGDNDTEKMLASRHVKTLITYLRETDYVTAKAFSRIINISEKRAQRMLNDLADKQILLKISRVKPEAYSLKWAE from the coding sequence ATGCGAAGTACTCTTCAGATAATAAAACAAGGTGAGGGCCTTACAGTCGAGTTTAAAAGAAAGATTGACAGTTCTTATAAAATTGCCAAAACCATTACTTCATTTGCCAACACTTCGGGGGGGACTTTGCTGGTGGGCATTGGTGATAACGGGGAAATTCTGGGGGTGAAATCAGAACTGAGGGAGTTACAGAAACTGGAAAAAGCGACATCGGAGCTCATTGAAGAAAAACTGATCCTACGTTTCAAAAGTGAAGCTCTTGATGGAAAACAGATACTGAGAATTGAAATAGACGAAAGTACGGACAAGCCGCATTACGCTTTAAATGAAAAAGGGGACCGTATCATTTATATCCGAATGAAGGATAAGAGCCTTCCCATTCCAAGGCTCCTAATTCAGGGTGAGGGAGATAACGATACAGAAAAAATGCTGGCATCGCGGCATGTCAAAACTTTGATCACATATCTCAGAGAAACGGATTATGTGACCGCAAAAGCCTTTTCCAGAATTATCAATATATCGGAAAAAAGAGCGCAGCGGATGCTCAATGACCTGGCGGATAAGCAAATTTTGCTTAAAATTTCACGGGTAAAACCAGAAGCTTACAGCCTTAAATGGGCAGAATAG
- the dprA gene encoding DNA-processing protein DprA — translation MLYTTEEEKIYTLALIHTPGVGSVSVRQLISYCGNATEVFRSDFKKLIKIPGIGEKAARTILKKEAVAVGEKEYQDCRKTDTQLHFYTDDTYPIRLKSLYDSPVVLYSRGKFDFNVNRTIGIVGTRQVSEYGKAVTESIIRELVPYHALVISGLAYGVDITAHRACLKNGLPTLGVMASGLNMVYPAAHGKTARDMMEDGGLVTENALATKPDFMRFPARNRIIAGLSDATLVVESGRTGGSLITVEFAQNYHRDVFAVPGNLNQPQSEGCNQLIRENKASIFTSVEEMAEAIGWHTNLSKTREVTFDTGSPAPLIFDGFTQEEGQVLSLLKQKGVMQLDELSWQSSIHLNKLANLLLNLEFQGMIKSLPGKKYGLI, via the coding sequence ATGTTGTATACAACAGAAGAAGAGAAAATTTATACCCTTGCGCTTATTCACACGCCTGGCGTAGGTTCTGTATCTGTCAGGCAGTTAATTAGTTACTGCGGAAATGCAACGGAGGTATTCCGGTCTGACTTTAAAAAGCTTATCAAAATACCTGGAATTGGAGAGAAGGCTGCGCGCACCATTCTCAAAAAGGAGGCGGTGGCAGTTGGGGAAAAGGAATACCAGGATTGCCGGAAAACGGATACACAATTACACTTTTATACGGATGATACGTATCCCATCAGGCTGAAATCTTTATACGACTCCCCGGTTGTACTATACAGCCGCGGCAAATTTGACTTCAATGTGAACAGGACCATAGGGATAGTGGGGACCAGGCAGGTGAGCGAATATGGTAAAGCTGTGACAGAATCTATTATCCGTGAACTTGTTCCGTATCATGCGCTGGTCATTAGCGGACTGGCTTATGGGGTTGATATTACTGCGCACCGGGCATGCTTAAAAAATGGTCTTCCTACTTTAGGGGTGATGGCGAGTGGTCTAAACATGGTTTATCCTGCTGCCCATGGTAAAACTGCTAGGGACATGATGGAGGATGGGGGCTTGGTAACAGAAAACGCGCTGGCGACCAAGCCAGATTTTATGCGTTTCCCCGCCAGGAACCGTATTATCGCCGGGTTAAGTGACGCCACGCTCGTTGTGGAGTCGGGCCGGACAGGAGGGAGCCTGATTACCGTCGAATTTGCTCAAAACTATCACAGGGATGTTTTCGCCGTTCCCGGTAATTTAAATCAGCCGCAATCTGAGGGATGTAATCAGTTGATCAGAGAGAATAAAGCATCCATTTTTACGTCAGTGGAGGAAATGGCCGAAGCGATTGGCTGGCATACCAATTTGTCCAAAACCCGGGAAGTTACGTTTGACACAGGTAGTCCGGCACCTTTGATATTTGATGGTTTTACCCAGGAGGAAGGGCAGGTACTTTCTTTGTTAAAACAAAAAGGAGTAATGCAACTGGACGAGCTTTCCTGGCAAAGCAGCATTCATCTGAATAAATTAGCGAATCTTTTACTAAATCTGGAATTTCAGGGTATGATAAAATCGTTACCTGGTAAAAAATACGGTTTGATCTGA
- a CDS encoding alpha-amylase family glycosyl hydrolase, translating into MENLQAEDATATAQYTGMGATCFNEGVFYRVWAPHAENVSVIGNFNNWDENANPLHPEENGMWGALIENSAEGDEYKFLLQTPYGTFMRNDPYALKMTNSAGNCIVYNHNSFDWQETGYTIPAWNEIIVYEMHVGTFNVTKENDPGTFYTAIERLPYLKEMGFNAVELMPCSEFPGSRSWGYNPSNPYAIESDYGGPDGLKAFVKAAHEAGIAVILDVVYNHFGPSDLDLWQFDGWQENDGGGIYFYNDWKAETPWGKTRPDYGRNEVRQYIHDNALMWLRDYRVDGLRMDMVPYIRNVKADGNPDNDIPEGMSLMQWINEDIRQQFPNRITIAEDMHSLDFITHPASEGGLGYGSQWDAKFVHTIREAIITPNDADRDIHKVVEAITFCYNMDSFQRIVYTESHDEVANGQARVAEEIAADDVNNWYSKKRAALGVVLVLTSPGIPMIFQGQPLLEDKWFSDNDPIDWSRLEKFSGYATLHNEIIHLRRNWFGVTAGLQGQHVEIIRADNERKVIVMHRWQNGGPKDSVVVAFNLSHEKYDDYKVGFPAKGLWNLRFNSDDQKYDPEFSHIATHDVDAHEGEYDSLPAYASLTLPAYTALIFSQEG; encoded by the coding sequence ATGGAAAATTTACAGGCAGAAGATGCAACAGCCACCGCCCAGTATACCGGGATGGGTGCCACTTGTTTCAATGAAGGTGTTTTTTACCGCGTATGGGCCCCTCATGCCGAAAATGTTTCCGTAATCGGAAATTTTAACAACTGGGATGAAAACGCGAATCCTCTACATCCCGAAGAAAACGGTATGTGGGGTGCGTTAATAGAAAACTCCGCAGAAGGTGATGAATACAAATTCCTTCTTCAAACGCCTTACGGAACATTTATGCGCAACGATCCCTACGCATTAAAAATGACCAACTCTGCCGGGAATTGTATTGTTTACAACCACAATAGTTTCGACTGGCAGGAAACAGGATACACTATTCCAGCCTGGAATGAAATCATTGTTTATGAAATGCATGTGGGTACCTTCAATGTTACCAAAGAAAATGACCCCGGGACGTTTTATACGGCAATTGAACGGTTGCCTTACCTGAAAGAAATGGGATTCAACGCCGTTGAACTGATGCCGTGTTCCGAATTCCCAGGTTCCAGGTCCTGGGGGTATAACCCTTCTAATCCATACGCGATCGAGTCTGATTATGGTGGCCCAGACGGATTAAAGGCATTTGTAAAAGCAGCTCACGAAGCAGGGATTGCCGTGATACTGGACGTGGTATACAATCATTTCGGCCCCTCGGACCTTGACCTGTGGCAGTTTGATGGCTGGCAGGAAAACGATGGAGGTGGCATTTACTTTTACAACGACTGGAAAGCAGAAACGCCATGGGGTAAAACCAGACCTGACTATGGCCGCAATGAGGTGAGGCAATACATCCACGACAATGCCCTGATGTGGCTCAGAGACTACCGGGTGGATGGCTTGCGGATGGACATGGTACCTTACATCCGTAATGTTAAAGCGGACGGAAACCCGGATAATGATATCCCGGAGGGTATGAGCCTCATGCAATGGATCAATGAGGACATCCGCCAGCAGTTCCCCAACAGGATCACCATTGCGGAAGATATGCACTCACTTGATTTCATAACCCATCCTGCCAGTGAAGGCGGCCTGGGATATGGCTCGCAGTGGGATGCCAAATTTGTCCATACGATCAGGGAGGCCATTATTACTCCCAACGATGCCGACAGAGATATCCACAAAGTGGTTGAAGCGATCACCTTCTGTTATAACATGGATTCTTTTCAGAGGATTGTTTACACGGAATCACATGACGAAGTGGCCAATGGCCAGGCCCGTGTTGCAGAAGAAATAGCTGCGGATGATGTCAACAACTGGTACTCCAAGAAAAGGGCTGCACTGGGCGTGGTGCTGGTACTTACTTCACCGGGTATTCCGATGATCTTCCAGGGGCAGCCTTTGCTGGAGGACAAGTGGTTTTCGGACAACGATCCGATCGACTGGAGCCGGCTCGAAAAATTCAGTGGTTATGCCACTTTGCATAACGAAATCATTCACCTGCGCAGAAACTGGTTTGGCGTAACAGCCGGTCTCCAGGGCCAGCATGTGGAGATTATCCGTGCCGATAATGAACGAAAGGTGATTGTCATGCACCGGTGGCAGAACGGAGGCCCCAAAGACAGCGTTGTTGTTGCTTTTAACTTATCACACGAAAAGTACGACGATTATAAAGTGGGCTTTCCGGCGAAGGGCCTCTGGAACCTTCGTTTCAATAGTGATGATCAGAAGTACGATCCTGAGTTTTCGCATATCGCAACGCATGACGTTGATGCGCACGAGGGCGAATATGACAGCTTGCCTGCCTATGCTTCACTCACGTTGCCTGCTTACACAGCTTTAATATTCTCACAAGAAGGCTGA